In a genomic window of Capsicum annuum cultivar UCD-10X-F1 unplaced genomic scaffold, UCD10Xv1.1 ctg1489, whole genome shotgun sequence:
- the LOC107852412 gene encoding NDR1/HIN1-like protein 13 has translation MADRVHPMDIPSSSSNPPSSNNSGEVVSPKQPSFPSPTKPVQPSAGTYVVQVPKDQIYKYPPPENARRYESLIKRKPRRNCCCRCLCFTCSILIVLIVAIGITLGVLYLVYRPEAPKYTISNIAIKHFNVTTSSKISPEFDISVRAENPNNNLGMYYRKGSSVKVVYSGIDLSTGVLPVFYQPANNVTIFQTALKGSNVILGSSVKTALRNEQKKGKVPFRVSIKAPVKIKIGAVKTWEITVKVNCDVTVDALTVKSKLVSKDCDYSVRLW, from the coding sequence ATGGCTGATCGAGTACACCCCATGGATATACCATCATCGTCGAGCAATCCACCATCGTCAAACAACTCAGGCGAAGTAGTTTCACCGAAACAACCATCATTTCCATCGCCCACAAAACCTGTCCAACCGTCTGCAGGTACTTACGTAGTCCAAGTTCCGAAGGATCAAATCTACAAGTATCCTCCACCGGAGAATGCTCGTAGGTACGAGTCTCTCATCAAGCGTAAGCCTCGCAGGAACTGCTGTTGCCGTTGTCTCTGCTTTACTTGTTCGATTCTTATTGTTTTGATCGTGGCAATTGGGATTACTCTCGGTGTTCTGTACCTTGTGTACCGCCCTGAAGCACCAAAGTACACCATTTCCAACATCGCCATCAAGCATTTCAACGTAACCACATCTTCTAAGATATCACCGGAGTTTGACATCTCTGTCAGAGCTGAAAATCCGAATAACAATCTTGGAATGTATTATCGGAAAGGAAGCTCTGTTAAGGTAGTTTACTCCGGCATTGACCTTTCTACCGGAGTACTACCGGTGTTCTATCAACCGGCAAATAATGTAACGATTTTTCAAACGGCGTTAAAAGGTTCGAACGTTATACTTGGAAGCTCTGTTAAGACGGCGTTAAGGAATGAACAGAAGAAAGGGAAAGTGCCGTTTAGAGTTAGCATTAAAGCTCCTGTTAAGATTAAGATTGGTGCCGTTAAGACTTGGGAAATTACCGTTAAAGTTAACTGTGATGTAACGGTGGATGCATTGACTGTGAAGTCTAAACTTGTTTCTAAAGATTGTGATTATAGTGTGAGGCTTTGGTAA
- the LOC124890262 gene encoding uncharacterized protein LOC124890262, with the protein MESGGFSAEDLSKIGGIATVSLLHSFIPTHWLPFSIVGRAQKWTLSRTLFVTAFGAVLHVLSTSLLGITAITITNTIAGEETVHKLASLLLVFLGGSYVILHLSGKGGHSHSHNQPMEKMAVAGLILVPALSPCATTLPVFLAVGNSSSMMVLAIIVLLFSTITVMTSLVALSFYGASQLKFHWVERYDKLLVGSVLCLVGILTLIFHDHDGKVGSAGVHVHRKLSVL; encoded by the exons ATGGAAAGTGGGGGATTTAGTGCAGAAGATCTATCTAAGATCGGAGGAATCGCAACGGTATCACTGCTGCATTCATTCATCCCAACACATTGGTTGCCATTTTCAATAGTGGGTCGTGCTCAGAAATGGACTCTTTCACGTACCCTTTTCGTCA CTGCATTTGGAGCAGTATTGCATGTATTATCCACCTCGCTTCTGGGCATTACGGCAATAACAATTACAAACACAATTGCTGGGGAGGAAACAGTGCACAAACTGGCTTCCCTACTGCTCGTATTTCTTGGTGGTAGTTATGTCATCTTGCATCTCTCTGGAAAGGGTGGTCACAGCCATTCACACAATCAACCCATGGAGAAAATGGCTGTAGCAGGGCTTATCCTTGTTCCTGCATTGTCTCCTTGTGCGACCACTCTGCCTGTGTTTCTTGCTGTTGGAAATTCGTCGTCCATGATGGTGCTTGCCATCATAGTTTTGCTATTCAG CACTATTACTGTAATGACATCACTGGTGGCTCTATCATTTTATGGTGCTAGTCAACTTAAATTTCACTGGGTGGAGCGGTATGATAAGCTCCTCGTAGGTTCTGTCCTGTGTTTGGTGGGCATTTTGACCCTTATTTTTCATGATCACGATGGAAAAGTAGGTTCTGCAGGAGTCCACGTGCACAGAAAACTAAGTGTGCTCTAG